The bacterium DNA window CTGAATCTTTTTCTGCTCTTTTTCATCGAGTGTCTGATAGAGTTTCCAGTAAAAATCGCTCCGGTTACTGTCAAAAATACTCACCTTCGAGTTGACGAATACTTTTTCCCGGAACGAGGATTTTTTAAGGAGTTCCCCGTATCCCTCCTCGCTTTTACCGCCGCCGTAAGCAGGGGAGGTATCGAAATAATTGAGGCCCATGTCGACCGCAAGCGCAACATGCCTGTTGTTGTCGGGAGATATGGTGTTTCCTCCCATGACAATCTCCGAAACCATGTATCCCGTTCGCCCCAACCTGCGGTATGCCATTCCCGGCTGACGGTTTCTCCATTCGGGGGGTTTGTTATCTGCTGCGGCCCGGGCTGACGGAGCAGAGTGTGCAGCGGTCTTCTGCAATGCCAGTCCGACAGTCGCGGCGCTCCCGGCTGTTAATACATGCCTGCGTGAAATCCTGTTGTTTTTCATGTGACGATCTACCCTTCATATACCTGTCAGTGACACAATAAAATTCGCTGCGATAAACAGCGGACAAGGAAGATAAAATCTATGATATTGTTTATAGTATATTTATAAAAAACAATAAACAGTGTACTATACATATGAATGAAAATACATAACTTTTCCGCAAGTTCAAAATCATTTCCGGCAAAAAAACACACAATCATTTTATTGCACACAATCCCGGCGCAACAGGGATTTCTCACCCGGAACCGTTTCTCTAAAAAGAACACGGCCGGGGTTTTTCCGGCGCATCATTCTCCTCATGAAACCATAGGTAAAAATGAACAGGATCAGTCATCAGGCATGAGTAATTAATATTGAATAAAAAAAACTTGACACATGAAAAATATTGACTATTATTCATATATATAAGGTTATAATGATTCATATTATAAGGAGAAATGATTCATATGGACGATCTTGATCTTAAAATAGCGAAAATGCACGAAAACCAGATTTACCCATCAAGCCGTGATGTTGCTCAGCAAATGGGCATTGCGGCTTCCACAGTCCGTCGCCGTATGTCCCGCATGTTCGAGAGTGGTGAACTTGAAAGCAAGATGCTCGCGGATATCGAGGAATTTCCGGATTTATATATTACGGTTGTGGGAATCCTGCTCAGTATCTCCCCGGACAAATGTGTCCCCGAAATTAAAAAAATCCCTTCGGTTCTCTATCTCATGGGTGTTACCGGAAAATATGATCTCATAGCAGTCGTTGTTATTACCTCGAGGAAAATGCTGTCGAAAGTAACCCGTCAGATATTCGACATCGAGGGTGTCAGCAGTCTGGAGACATTCGTGGTTATCGACAACTACGGTTTTCGCGTTCCTGCCGGAAGGCTGTCTGAACTGTTCGAACAGGCGAAAAAGTAAAAGTACATGACAGATTCATTCAGCATCTGCCGGTATAGTGTTCACATAGGAAAAGGAGGTGTTCCGGACAGAACGATATTTGAAACAAATCATGGTCAGATCACCAATCGAAAAGGGAAAAAGTATGAAAAGGGCGTTAATCGTTATCGGTATTCTGATTCTTCTGGTCACCGAGGTAAGCGGTGTGAA harbors:
- a CDS encoding Lrp/AsnC family transcriptional regulator, with amino-acid sequence MDDLDLKIAKMHENQIYPSSRDVAQQMGIAASTVRRRMSRMFESGELESKMLADIEEFPDLYITVVGILLSISPDKCVPEIKKIPSVLYLMGVTGKYDLIAVVVITSRKMLSKVTRQIFDIEGVSSLETFVVIDNYGFRVPAGRLSELFEQAKK